One window from the genome of Tachysurus vachellii isolate PV-2020 chromosome 5, HZAU_Pvac_v1, whole genome shotgun sequence encodes:
- the cxcr3.2 gene encoding C-X-C chemokine receptor type 3-2, with protein sequence MVAITTLADDSYSSDYVDYNDTDDSASPCEIERTLDFFDLFAPVAYTVIFIPAVLGNVLVLFVIRRYRQSRHNPCSFSLTDTFLLHLAISDLLLAFTLPLFATQWITGWVFTVGMCKLSGALFSLNIYCGILFLACISFDRYLAIVHAVHTSWRHNTCLAQVVCVVIWICCIGLSAIDFHFRNVTVLPGFTVQVCHVQFNQDTSEQWQISMQLLGLLLGFGLPLLIMLYCYLRIFHALCYKSTRRQKRRSLRLIISLVAVFLICWAPFNIFKMIDSLLTLKILSPSCTLNYVLDVSILVTETMGLAHSALNPLLYGFVGVKFRRELFQMFKSALSSSWCFRMSGRVQSHGMSRRPTGSFSSVDSENTSFFSVVA encoded by the exons ATGGTGGCAATTACAACTCTTGCAGACGAC agTTACTCGTCAGATTATGTGGACTATAATGACACAGATGATAGTGCATCACCCTGCGAAATAGAAAGGACATTGGATTTCTTTGATCTGTTTGCACCTGTAGCCTACACTGTGATCTTCATTCCGGCTGTGCTGGGAAACGTGCTAGTGCTGTTTGTAATCCGCCGCTATCGTCAGTCCCGCCACAATCCCTGCAGCTTCTCATTGACCGACACGTTCCTGCTCCACCTGGCCATCTCTGACCTTCTTCTAGCCTTTACACTGCCCTTATTTGCTACCCAATGGATCACTGGGTGGGTGTTCACAGTAGGCATGTGTAAGTTGTCAGGTGCACTCTTTTCACTGAATATCTACTGTGGAATACTCTTCCTTGCCTGCATCAGCTTTGATCGCTACTTGGCCATAGTCCATGCCGTCCATACCAGCTGGAGGCACAATACGTGCCTGGCTCAGGTTGTCTGTGTTGTGATCTGGATCTGCTGCATCGGTCTTTCTGCCATTGATTTCCATTTCCGAAATGTTACAGTGCTACCCGGCTTTACTGTTCAAGTGTGCCATGTACAATTCAACCAAGACACTTCTGAACAATGGCAGATTAGCATGCAGCTCCTTGGCTTGTTGCTAGGCTTTGGCCTCCCACTGCTGATAATGCTCTATTGCTACTTACGCATTTTCCATGCATTATGCTACAAAAGCACACGCAGGCAGAAGCGACGCTCTCTCAGGCTCATTATCTCCCTAGTGGCTGTATTTCTGATTTGCTGGGCACCGTTCAACATCTTCAAGATGATTGACAGTCTGTTGACACTGAAAATACTGAGCCCCAGCTGCACACTAAACTATGTGCTTGATGTCAGCATCCTAGTGACAGAAACCATGGGACTGGCTCACAGCGCCCTCAACCCACTCCTATATGGCTTTGTTGGAGTCAAGTTCCGCCGTGAGCTTTTCCAAATGTTCAAATCAGCTCTGAGTTCTTCCTGGTGCTTCAGGATGTCCGGTCGTGTGCAGAGTCATGGAATGAGTCGCAGGCCTACAGGGTCCTTCAGCTCTGTGGACAGTGAGAACACCTCCTTCTTCTCAGTTGTGGCATAA
- the LOC132846049 gene encoding uncharacterized protein LOC132846049 — protein sequence MPHKTKRLKTIKQRNQIRRQNSTRSNQHHQHCERRSKDKRPCSDCQDCSCSLKRSIKEKPFAKPFPTQKPSIITEGRLTSIRGLFSHEVRSVDIERLIEEKKNQKHTEKRETQATASNSPSPSCVIPHSTPPAVIAETSENGISACTNKEEIHNLQTNLEETDPMTMHGEDENHRYNQTSKATDNTARSASPSGQKGIQEAVILSSSESDSAHKSFPTSFKVTPNGHKATPKKKSAHIQKQTKKTIALMDVQPDFVNSERLCIPVDAPQFNPSPPIVPFSSPTLDRKIRALRDESLHSKPGFSSNDEAVSRIAARLCRELSPFPIQRCCPLLTDCSEVLLQHLHERHGSQLHHNLHRLQSLLSVEGLHSSQPAKKVWPRNDMQKYLDNTHLYFSYTRKHEDDQPKEIMELQTDNRLQNEGYCENVDMGAANKRQRKQAWGIYSPQNFVTKQPCKDTISQWNLTAPSQESLTAKQHSKSQTFSLHQAFSRSQTSTPMSCTGQILYPFFLEPQKQVQLSSSENRRHNTALPLLEQWRNDPDLNFLFQDENSTRTHTLLDPLTELKNHSPDPNIENVNERMHFGASSTVSAFFPPEGFCYEPYYRFPHPSNSFNRSEISSMSLYTQPDVEKRGLGLSLHSTNPYL from the exons ATGCCTCATAAGACGAAACGTCTTAAAACCATCAAACAAAGAAACCAAATTCGAAGGCAGAACAGCACCAGATCTAACCAGCACCATCAACACTGTGAAAGACGAAGCAAAGACAAAAGACCATGTAGTGATTGTCAGGATTGCAGTTGCTCACTCAAACGTTCCATAAAAGAAAAGCCATTTGCTAAGCCATTTCCTACACAGAAGCCAAGCATTATCACTGAAGGTCGTCTTACATCTATCAGAGGCCTCTTCAGCCATGAGGTCAGGTCTGTGGACATTGAAAGACTgatagaggaaaagaaaaatcaaaagcACACAGAAAAGCGTGAAACACAAGCCACTGCAAGTAATTCCCCTTCTCCTTCCTGTGTAATTCCCCATTCAACACCCCCTGCTGTGATTGCTGAAACAAGTGAGAACGGCATTTCTGCATGTACAAATAAAGAGGAAATACATAATTTACAGACTAATTTAGAAGAGACTGACCCTATGACTATGCACGGTGAAGATGAAAATCACAGGTATAACCAGACATCAAAAGCTACTGATAATACTGCCAGGTCTGCAAGCCCATCGGGTCAGAAAGGAATTCAAGAAGCTGTGATTTTGTCTTCATCAGAAAGTGATAGTGCACATAAGTCTTTTCCAACATCCTTCAAAGTCACCCCAAATGGCCATAAAGCCACACCTAAAAAGAAAAGCGCACACAttcaaaagcaaacaaagaagACAATTGCTTTAATGGATGTGCAACCTGATTTTGTAAATTCTGAAAGACTTTGCATCCCTGTGGATGCGCCACAATTTAATCCTAGTCCTCCAATCGTCCCATTTTCTTCACCCACACTGGATCGGAAAATAAGGGCATTGAGAGATGAAAGTCTGCACAGTAAACCTGGTTTTTCATCCAACGATGAAGCGGTGAGTAGAATCGCAGCTCGGCTCTGTCGTGAGCTAAGCCCTTTTCCAATTCAGCGCTGCTGCCCTCTGCTGACAGACTGCAGTGAAGTGCTCCTGCAACACCTGCATGAACGACATGGGTCTCAGCTGCATCACAACCTGCACAGGCTTCAGTCACTCCTCAGTGTCGAGGGGTTACATTCCTCACAACCTGCAAAGAAAGTGTGGCCCAGAAACgatatgcaaaaatatttagacaacacacatctgtatttcagctatacaagaaaacatgaAGATGATCAACCGAAAGAGATAATGGAACTTCAGACAG ATAATCGCTTGCAAAATGAGGGCTATTGTGAGAATGTGGACATGGGAGCAGCCAATAAGAGGCAAAGGAAACAAGCCTGGGGGATATACTCACCTCAGAATTTTGTCACAAAACAACCATGCAAAGATACG ATAAGCCAGTGGAATTTAACAGCACCGTCTCAAGAGTCTCTTACAGCAAAGCAGCACTCCAAATCCCAGACATTCTCCCTGCACCAGGCCTTCAGTAGGTCTCAAACTTCAACACCAATGTCTTGCACAGGCCAGATTTTGTACCCCTTTTTCCTGGAGCCTCAAAAGCAAGTACAATTAAGCAGTAGTGAAAACAGGAGACACAACACTGCACTGCCACTGCTAGAACAGTGGAGAAATGACCCTGATTTAAATTTTCTGTTCCAAGACGAGAATTCAACGAGAACCCATACATTATTAGATCCTCTAACAGAGCTGAAAAATCATTCTCCTGACCCCAACATTGAGAATGTCAATGAGAGAATGCATTTTGGTGCTTCCAGTACTGTTTCAGCGTTCTTTCCTCCCGAAGGTTTTTGTTATGAACCTTACTATCGATTTCCACATCCATCCAACTCCTTTAACAGGTCTGAAATCTCTAGTATGAGTCTTTACACTCAGCCAGATGTTGAAAAGAGGGGTCTGGGTCTATCCTTGCACTCAACCAATCCTTATTTATAG
- the cnfn gene encoding cornifelin homolog, translated as MMTYQTEVVNTQPQVSVTSYTVSTGSSDWSSNLCDCCDDCGICLCGAFIPCILGCKVAQDHGDTCCLPFLPGAMIALRTSIRDKYRIHGSICDDWLIMSCCPLCGLCQMAREQKMRG; from the exons A TGATGACATATCAAACTGAAGTGGTCAACACACAGCCTCAGGTGTCAGTCACCAGTTATACTGTTTCCACTGGTTCCTCTGACTGGAGCTCCAACCTCTGTGATTGCTGTGATGACTGTGGCATAT GTCTTTGTGGTGCATTTATCCCCTGCATCCTTGGCTGTAAGGTGGCACAGGACCATGGTGATACCTGCTGTCTACCCTTTCTTCCTGGAGCCATGATTGCGTTACGAACCAGTATTCGTGACAAATACCGCATCCAT GGGTCCATCTGTGATGACTGGCTGATCATGTCCTGCTGCCCGTTATGTGGTCTCTGTCAGATGGCTCGAGAACAGAAGATGAGGGGCTGA
- the tlr21 gene encoding toll-like receptor 21 yields the protein MARYRNQALISVTIIISVFQLSMSYSFMNCIETAGSNNTTFTCTRRLAQTIVNILVDIPDDSATNVSISYCTLVSIDSGSFSKQSQLKVLLLNNNHIKHIHKEAFAKLHYLHTLNLSSNDIVYLDSSIFQGVQNLSTLLLANNRLTNISSELFSSLSKLEILDLRKNQLKDFSAVVNSISNLKVLKKLDISSNRLITLLHSANLPQSLSHVYLGNNELTTLECRNDFLSNVKVLDLSHNRGLSAQAFFGLNLSSLTYLRLQFTNISIITLLNHTNVSPWHVDFSGLGLTEPQMISLCKQLSYYPNKHIKKMILQNNELKDLKILTLSDCPTITDILDLSINQLKTIGCFQFLERQKHLARLRIEHNHFSELLSCNNGKKFLHLKELSYRYNRILKVNSFAFSHTPNLTTLQLNINIIAYLDRKALTGLKDLITLRLDNNLLSDIYNESFEDLQSLRTLNLRNNQISVIFNNTFYSLSQLSILDLGGNKITQLMPLAFVGLDSLNNLYLDRNRLAKIDGQLIGSLHRTLHVLDLHGNVIHYNKEHVHSPFVNLTKLTDLKLDRQMPYGINLLPHAFFRGLTSLKSLYLSNNHISFLSTDTFDDLTNLKFLTLDDSCVGITQLKPGVFKNLRKLEILMVENMGIDSFSKEVFGNLTGLKVLHLNHNAMQTLDVDLLKNLTNLQYLDVRNTPLSCNCPNSELQNWAKTNQRVQLIYLYNLTCPGVNNSNFYNFQTNVCSDIAVYCFASTYVVTLLLTLMPLLYVKLYWKFKYGYYVFRSWFGEQWRRIREEEEKCTYDAFISYNSADLEWVMEELLPNLEGSGFRVCLHHRDFEPGRNIVDNIVAAVYNSRKTVCVVSQNFLRSEWCSLEIQLASYRLFDEMQDVLLLVFLESIHERQLSAYHRMRKVMLKKTYLQWPGLKCTDPAKAKGLFWKQLKRALRSSNCRGQDEEQMEENVQKEQHARAEEREHIKNQPQMVDDPYYLMP from the coding sequence ATGGCACGATACAGGAACCAAGCACTGATCTCAGTGACGATAAtcatttcagtgtttcagttgAGCATGAGCTACAGTTTCATGAATTGTATAGAAACCGCTGGCTCAAACAATACAACCTTCACTTGCACTAGACGCCTAGCTCAGACAATTGTGAACATTTTGGTTGACATTCCAGATGATTCTGCTACAAACGTTTCAATCTCTTACTGCACACTTGTCAGTATTGATTCAGGTAGCTTCAGTAAACAGTCACAGCTCAAAGTTCTGCTACTCAACAACAATCACATTAAGCACATTCATAAAGAAGCCTTTGCTAAGCTACACTATCTTCACACACTGAATCTGTCCAGCAATGACATAGTTTATCTGGATTCGTCCATTTTCCAAGGCGTCCAGAACCTCAGCACTTTGCTCCTGGCTAACAACAGATTGACAAATATATCATCTGAACTGTTTTCTAGTTTGTCAAAATTAGAGATTCTAGATCTACGAAAGAACCAGTTAAAGGACTTCTCAGCAGTGGTGAATTCCATATCAAACCTAAAAGTTCTGAAGAAACTGGACATTTCCTCCAACAGACTTATCACTTTGCTACACTCAGCCAACTTGCCACAGTCACTTTCCCATGTTTATCTTGGTAATAATGAGCTGACCACACTTGAATGCAGAAATGACTTTCTAAGTAACGTTAAAGTTCTGGATCTCTCTCACAATAGAGGTCTGTCTGCCCAAGCTTTCTTTGGTCTAAACCTGAGCAGTCTGACATACCTACGTCTGCAATTCACCAACATTTCTATCATAACACTCCTTAATCATACTAATGTGAGTCCGTGGCACGTAGACTTCTCAGGTTTGGGATTAACAGAGCCCCAAATGATTTCACTGTGCAAACAACTGTCATACTATCCAaacaaacatattaaaaaaatgatcctTCAGAACAATGAGCTAAAAGATCTGAAGATCTTAACATTATCTGACTGTCCCACGATCACTGATATTTTGGACCTTTCAATCAATCAGCTGAAAACCATAGGCTGTTTCCAATTCCTTGAAAGACAAAAACATCTTGCGAGACTCAGAATTGAACATAACCACTTTTCAGAGCTTTTAAGTTGCAACAATGGCAAGAAATTTCTCCACTTGAAGGAACTGAGCTACCGCTACAATCGCATTCTTAAAGTGAATTCCTTTGCCTTCAGTCATACACCAAATCTGACAACTCTTCaactgaatataaacataaTTGCGTACTTGGATCGCAAAGCACTCACTGGACTTAAAGACCTCATTACACTTCGCTTGGACAACAACCTTCTGTCTGATATCTATAATGAGAGCTTTGAGGACCTTCAAAGTCTTCGGACACTAAATTTACGCAATAACCAAATTTCTGTCATATTCAACAACACATTCTACTCCCTCAGTCAGTTGAGCATTTTAGATTTAGGGGGGAACAAGATAACACAATTAATGCCTCTAGCATTTGTAGGGCTAGACAGCTTGAACAATCTTTACTTGGACCGCAATCGTCTAGCAAAAATTGATGGTCAGCTGATTGGAAGCCTGCATCGCACATTGCATGTGTTAGATTTACATGGCAATGTCATCCATTACAATAAAGAACATGTACACTCTCCATTTGTTAATTTAACAAAGCTGACTGACTTAAAGTTAGATCGACAGATGCCATATGGCATCAACTTATTACCTCATGCATTTTTTCGTGGTCTCACATCCCTGAAAAGTCTTTACCTAAGTAACAATCATATCTCTTTTCTCAGCACTGACACATTTGATGACCTAACAAACTTAAAATTTTTAACATTAGATGACTCGTGTGTTGGCATAACTCAACTCAAGCCAGGAGTTTTTAAAAATCTTCGCAAGCTAGAGATATTAATGGTTGAGAACATGGGCATTGATTCATTCTCAAAAGAGGTGTTTGGCAACCTTACAGGACTGAAAGTATTGCATCTCAACCACAATGCCATGCAGACTTTGGACGTGGACTTGCTGAAAAATCTAACTAATCTACAGTATCTAGATGTTAGAAATACTCCCCTCAGTTGCAATTGTCCCAATAGCGAGCTCCAGAATTGGGCAAAAACCAACCAAAGAGTCCAGCTTATATATCTTTACAACCTGACCTGTCCAGGTGTCAATAATTCAAACTTTTACAACTTTCAAACCAATGTATGTTCGGATATTGCAGTGTATTGCTTTGCCTCCACTTATGTTGTAACACTGCTACTAACATTAATGCCACTACTTTATGTTAAGCTCTACTGGAAATTTAAATATGGTTACTACGTCTTCCGCTCTTGGTTTGGGGAGCAGTGGCGTCGAATtagggaagaggaagagaaatgcACGTACGATGCTTTTATCTCCTACAACTCGGCAGATTTGGAATGGGTGATGGAGGAGCTTCTCCCAAACCTTGAAGGGAGTGGATTCCGAGTTTGCCTCCACCATAGGGACTTTGAGCCAGGACGCAACATAGTCGATAACATTGTGGCAGCGGTTTACAACAGCcgcaaaacagtgtgtgtggtcAGCCAAAACTTCCTCCGTAGTGAGTGGTGCTCCCTTGAGATCCAATTGGCCAGCTACCGACTTTTTGATGAGATGCAGGACGTGCTCTTACTGGTCTTTTTGGAGTCCATCCATGAGCGACAGCTCTCTGCCTATCACCGTATGAGAAAGGTTATGCTGAAAAAGACTTATCTGCAGTGGCCAGGACTCAAATGCACAGATCCTGCCAAGGCAAAGGGGCTGTTCTGGAAGCAGCTTAAGAGAGCTTTAAGAAGCAGCAACTGTAGAGGTCAAGATGAAGAACAGATGGAGGAGAATGTTCAGAAAGAGCAGCATGCAAGAGCAGAGGAAAGAGAACATATCAAGAACCAGCCACAAATGGTTGATGATCCATATTACCTAATGCCCTAA